The Sediminispirochaeta bajacaliforniensis DSM 16054 genome includes the window CGGAAGCGATGACCACGGCATTTGCATTGATGATCACCTTGGTTCCATCGGCCTTCTGTGCTTCGATACCGGCTACATGGCCATCCTTCATGAGAATCTTTTTGGCAGGAGTCTCATACATCACCTCTCCGTCGTACGTATCCAGATAGGACAACAACGACTTTATGTAATCGAGCCGCTTTGCATCCTCTTTATAGTGGTGATAGGTCTCGAATCCGCCTTCATGGGATTTCTGGACATTGGGAATAAGCTTGAAGGCGAAACCGTGATCCTCCAACCAATCGACGGTGGATGCGGATTGCTTGAAAAACCGCCAGGTGAGGCTGGGGTCGTTCAGCCAGGAGGTGTAATCCTGCCACACCTTGTAGACATCTCCGGTCCGACAAACCACGCCGGCCTCTTTCTGCAGCCTGGAATCGGTAGCGAAAATCCCCGAGGCAAGGATACTGGTGCCTCCCGGTTGTGCCGCTTTTTCGACAAGGATGACCTTTTCACCCCCTTCCGCCGCAGTAACGGCTGCCGCGCTTCCCGCGCCTCCGGCACCTATGACAACGACATCGCAGTCATAGGATTCGGTTTTTGCAGCATCCGTCTTCACCTGTACGGCTTTGAGTGCCTCTGCCGACCCACCGGCTTTTTCAACATCTTGTGCCGCCGCATTCAGGATCGCTTCACTTACCTTTGTAGCCCCCGATATCGCATCAATCGCGAGGCTTTGGTGCTCTACGATGGCCGCAGGAATTCGCTCGATTGCAGCAGCGGCTATGCTTGCAGTCTCGGAGTTATCGACAACCGCAACATCTGCAATCTTTCCCTCTTTGATGGTCATCTGAACCGTGACAGGCCCGTTATGACCATCGGCCGACGAGGTATATACCCCATCCTTCATGGTCTTATTCCCGCAGGAACCACATCCAAGCAGGAGAAACATCACCAACAAGGCAAAACCTATTCGTCGAAAGGACTTCTTCATACTGCCTCCCAAATATTATGTATCGATATTATTTTACTAAAAGCGATTTAAAAGGTTATTGGCCGAACCGTACAAATCAGGAGGCTTTTTTTCGTTGATCATTGCATCTAACTAACAAGAAAGGAACAAAGCCATGACGGAAGGCAAACACAGGTATGTGGAAATAGCTTGGACGTTATCAGCGTTCCATACGAATGAAACGGAGGAAACCATGAAAAGAGTTTTGTCCCTGTTCGCCCTTGCCGTCCTATCCGTCGGTATGGTATGTGCCGGAGGCAACCAGGAAACATCACAAACGGAAAAGCCGGTCAAAGAGATCTATTTTTGGCATGCATTCGGAGACGCGGCCAGGTCCCAATGGATAGAGGACCGGGCCGGTGAGTTCAACACCAGCCATCCGGGCTACAAGGTGGTGGTTGAGGCAAAGGGAAGCTATCGGGATACCCTACAGGCAGCCATTCTTGCCGATAAGCAGGGATCAGCCCCCCATCTGG containing:
- a CDS encoding FAD-dependent oxidoreductase, with product MKKSFRRIGFALLVMFLLLGCGSCGNKTMKDGVYTSSADGHNGPVTVQMTIKEGKIADVAVVDNSETASIAAAAIERIPAAIVEHQSLAIDAISGATKVSEAILNAAAQDVEKAGGSAEALKAVQVKTDAAKTESYDCDVVVIGAGGAGSAAAVTAAEGGEKVILVEKAAQPGGTSILASGIFATDSRLQKEAGVVCRTGDVYKVWQDYTSWLNDPSLTWRFFKQSASTVDWLEDHGFAFKLIPNVQKSHEGGFETYHHYKEDAKRLDYIKSLLSYLDTYDGEVMYETPAKKILMKDGHVAGIEAQKADGTKVIINANAVVIASGGFGANREMLDQATGGVAQSLLNSGTQTGDGIKMARAVGAGGENREFSQYHGVDMPFDVINAAGAIDDKGARGGIEAVNHLANYPGALWVNAQGMRFASEALAYDSALVANATAAAGGNYYVIIDSTSLAALESGGTSALGITESPERLAGQELTPIHEPWTGLSEQFGTAFTLGGAFKGDTLEDLATAIGINPATFAKSVAAYNQVCAAKNDEQFEKDPMYLVPITKGPFYACKGQTVTLGGLGGISTDSRLNVTDKAGKPISGLYAAGNVVNAIYNNVYPLIEGVTAAWAYNSGRIAGQSVLEDFAN